One window of Nocardia sp. NBC_00508 genomic DNA carries:
- a CDS encoding TetR/AcrR family transcriptional regulator — MSEPDSVMLEATRRRLSGKQADTVDKLTRSAVEVLAREGFAGMTIRMVAAAAGVGTATAYTYFSSKEHLVAEIFWRRLVASPSPVSDDQDPHVRVVAELRNIAMLVADEQELSGAVTSALLGRDPDVEHLRGRIGAEIRKRIIRALGPDPDPDVVESLELLYAGALVRAGMGYGSYSEIADRIETSALLILR, encoded by the coding sequence ATGTCCGAACCCGATTCCGTCATGCTGGAGGCGACCCGCCGCAGGCTCTCCGGCAAGCAGGCCGACACCGTGGACAAGCTGACCCGCTCGGCGGTGGAAGTGCTTGCGCGCGAAGGCTTCGCGGGCATGACCATCCGGATGGTCGCCGCCGCGGCCGGTGTCGGGACGGCCACGGCGTACACCTACTTCTCCTCCAAGGAGCACTTGGTCGCGGAGATCTTCTGGCGGCGGCTGGTCGCTTCCCCGTCGCCGGTCAGCGACGACCAGGACCCGCACGTCCGGGTGGTGGCCGAGCTGCGCAACATCGCGATGCTGGTGGCCGACGAGCAGGAACTCTCCGGTGCGGTTACCAGCGCCCTGCTCGGCCGCGACCCCGACGTGGAGCACCTGCGCGGACGCATCGGGGCCGAGATCCGCAAGCGCATCATCCGCGCGCTCGGACCGGATCCGGACCCGGACGTCGTGGAATCACTGGAGTTGCTCTACGCGGGCGCGTTGGTGCGGGCGGGCATGGGCTACGGTTCCTACTCCGAGATCGCCGACCGGATCGAGACGTCGGCGCTGCTGATCCTGCGCTAG